Part of the Lampris incognitus isolate fLamInc1 chromosome 1, fLamInc1.hap2, whole genome shotgun sequence genome is shown below.
GCAAGGGACTTCAGGTCCCTCAGTTGGGCTCCGAGTTGCACGCTGCAGTATTTGCAGCGGGCTTTTGTGTTCGTCTCCTGGAACAGACGCGATCCGTTGCTTTACCTTTTTAGATATTACCCCCATTTCGACATTTTAGCTCAGGTTAGCTTGCTAGCAAGACCAGCCAGACGCTCGCTCCGGATCCGACAAAACATTTGCGCATGGCGCGTCGGTGTACGTCATCATTCCGCGTCAGAGCCAATCTGGCCCCTCCCTCCCTGCGCCTTCTCCCTCGTTTGTTATTGTAGAGAATACCTGTCAATCACATTCACAGGTCTTCTCTACAGGGACGAGGGGGGCGATTCATTGTGGAGTTCGGGTTGTGAAGGGATGAAAAGTAACTTTTCGTCGGGGGAGCCGAGAAACCGCCCTAATGGAACAAAAAGTAGGCCAAATTATCACAAGCTGCCCAAAGCCATTTTTGCCCGCCCAATCAAATAAGAAGTATGTAGAATGGCATATAGAAGGAGCCCAGTTGGGCGTGAAACCCCCAATTTGGCAACACGGGGAACGACCGTTGGCAGACGTGACGTCACGGCCGAGGCGGGCGCATCCCTATAATCAAAATTGAATCAGTGGCTGATAATGTTGCTTTTACATAAATTCTAGAGTTATTTTCTATTCTGAAGCcataaatgtaaaaaataaaagtcATAATTTTGGAAAAATCATCGTTTTTTTTAAACGCGTGAATAAAGTACGACAATTACGTCACATCCGACCAGGAAGTCAACGGCTGCTGTTAGCAACTCACGTGTGGGTCTCTTGTTTTCTTTTACCTCCAAGGTTAAGTAGCgatattcttctttttttagatGTAGCTTCACTCCGCAAAACTGTATTATTACAAAAATGTATAAATTACTGCAATTCCGGTTACAGGGATTTGTACATTTTAAACGCTTCCGACGTCTTTGTGTAGCGGCGAAATACAGAGAGGATGCTGCAATGTTTAATCCGAGGCTGCCTTGCTCAGCGGCTGAGAGGATTTTTAACCATCAGTCTGCTGACATGGCTCAGACAACCTTCAGATTTTATAGCACCAGAGGAGTTAGAAGTCTGGAAAGTGAAAGGGGTATAATGAAACCCAGCAACACCTCCACCGTGGAcccagagaaggaggaggagtttGTGTTCCTGGATTCTTTTGATCCAGAgcctgatgaggaggaggaggaggtccacATAATGAGGCTGCAGAAGGATTTTCAGATGAACCTTTCCTCCACAGTTCCCAAGACGGAGGAGAAGGACAAGTCAGTTGTGAAACAACTGAGAGCTCTGGAGCTTCAGCTGAAGTCACTGGAGGGCAAAGGTCAAGAGGTCAGCATGGGTTCCCTCATTGAGTTCAGGGACATTAACTTCCCTCTGGATGAGAACATCATTAAGACaaccaagaagaaaaaaaacatgggtcAGGTCAAGATCTTTGGCACGCCAGACGTGGATGAGCCCATCGGTAACACTTGTTGTTCGGGTTGCGGTGCCGTCTTGCACTGCACCGCCCTAAACACACCAGGCTACTTGCCCAGTGAAAAGTATAAAGCACTTTTAGCAGAGGAGCAGTTGAGTAAGGCCATCTGCCAGCGGTGTTATCTGCTCATTCACCATCAGAAAGCACTGGATATCACAATGTCCAAAGAGGAGTATAGGAAAGTCGTACATGGTATAAAATCCCAGAAAGCTTTGGTCCTGTTGATTGTTGACCTTTTGGACATCCCGGACTCAATTGTGCCAGACTTGCTGGACTtggtaggggaaaaaaaagacattgtTGTTCTGGGGAATAAGGTGGACTTAATACCTGGAGACTCAGACAACTACCTCCAGCGTATCAGACGCCGTCTCTCTCAGTACTGCACGGATGCAGGCCTCGGTGATAATGTCAAAGATATCCACCTGATCAGTGGCAAAACGGGCTACGGCGTGGAAAAGCTCATCTCCAGTCTCCAGCGGTCATGGAAGTACAAGGGTGACGTGTATCTGGTGGGAGCAGCCAACGTGGGGAAGTCGACACTCTTCAACACGCTACTGGACTCAGACTACTGCAAATCCAGAGCAGTGGATTTCATTAGCAAAGCCACCATATCACCATGGCCCGGTAAGAAGAATAGAGGGACTGCAGGGATGGGAGTCCCCTTCTCACAGTtaatccttctttctctctctttcagtctcatcATCTCTGTCTCTTGCTATCTTGCACTGTCTCACATgttttctgtttctgtctcactgtctttgcctgtctctttcttgttctctttttttctcaccatctctctgtctcactgacTGCTTCTCTCTTGCTTGATCTATTTTTCTCTCAAGTTTTCTCTTCCTGTTTCACcttctctgtctttttctttctgtttcaCCATCTTtttgtctccctcgctctctctgtctcaccaattcttttctatctgtctcttgATTTCTTTACAtcggcatctctctctctctctctctctctctgtctcactcgctctctgtctgtctgtctcgcacaGGATTACATTCTTTGCCACTCtagctctctcattctctcaaaTTAATGTAATTTAAGTCACTTCATTGTCAAATACAATGTTTTTTGTAAATTTGCATAAGCATATATTCAACAAGACAACCGTGATGTAGTAATATTAGATAGAGATGTAATTAGATTAGAATTAGATGTAGTAATATTGTAGTAGTAGTGATCATAATAgtaattcaattctctctctcaattcataaTACAGTTCTTAATTTTGTCCCACTTTGACTCTATCCAATGATGTCTGACAGTGGTTTCTAGTCTTAATTGTCCGAATAAGAGCCAGGATTACTATagaaacatccatccagccattatccgaaccacttatcctgctctcagagtcccggggatgctggagcctatcccagcagtcattgggcggcacgcaggtagacaccctggacaggcctccaggccatcacagggctggcacacacacacatttatacctagggacaatttagtacagccgatccacctgacctacatgtctttggactgtgggaggaaaccggagcccccggaggaacccacacagacatggggagaacacgcaaactccacacagaggacgacccgggacgacccccaaggttggactaccccggggctcgaacccaggaccttcttgcgatgaggcgaccgcgctaaccactgcgccaccacacggcacagtggtacagtggttagcgcgattgccttacagcaagaaggtcctgggttcgagccccggagtagtccaaccttgggggtcgtcccgggtcgtcctctgtgtggagtttgcatgttctccccatgtctgcgtgggtttcccccgggggctctggtttcctcccacagtccaaagacatgtaggtccggtgaatcggcTCTACTAAATTGTCACTTTAGAAACATCAGACTTCAGATTAGTACTGGGCACTGTGGAAAATATTATCATGGTAGTCACAGGGAATCTTACACGATAGTGACAGATATCACAATATCTACTTACATATGCGTTAAATACCATGTTAGAGTCCATCTAAGTTCATCATATTGAACTGTTTGGTGATGTATAGTTTTTAACCTATCGTAAGGCCTATTGTAGCATTGGTATTAAGCTTTATTATCCACACATACAGATGCAATGCAAAATATAATATTGGTAAACATGAAATGAAGCTAATTATATTGCAGCCCCTGTTTGTCTCTATGGTTTTCTACGGACACGAGCGTAGTACTGATGTCCATAAGGCTCTTCGGTGCTTCCTCCATAGGAGCAGCTGTGTTCATGCAGGAACAGTCGAAAGATTCACTCCATTTAAGAAAAACCCGCTTGTATTCCCGACGCCAGGAACTATGAATAGCACTGAGATGCTGTTTGTCGACGGGAAAACGGCCTCTTTGTGTTTCGCAGTAACTTCTGTTTGAGCTCCTGTCCTCAGGCCGGAGGGCTGTTttttgggggtgggtgggtgggggatgCTGAGGATGACTGCTGATATATGAAATCTGAAAACTTATTTTCCAAAACATCAATCACATTACAATATGATAAATGGCTTCTTTGTAAAGGAACGAGTCCCGCAGTCCCAAAGCCACTTCCATCGTCTACTCAGTGAGATGGTGTGAAAATGGAAAATCAAGAAAACGGTCGGATGGTGCCAGGGTtcacggctgtgtgtgtgtgtgtgtgtgtgtgtgtgtgtgtgtgtgtgtgtgtgtgtgtgttcacaaggGGACACAGTCTCACTTGTGGGAATCTGAATTAAATGGGGTTGAGAGCCACGAAATGAGATAAACGGGCCGATAAATATCGTAACTGGAGTTAATGCGTGCACAGACTTCACATTATTATTCCACAAGAGAAAGCCACTGCCTGTCTGGTATACAACTGAAGGCTTTTGAACCGCGTTACAAAACTACACAAATCTAAGAACAGACAGCAGACACTACATCACAACAACACCACGTTACAAAACACTGAAGCGTTGATGTTTTGTCTCTTTTGCATGGACAGGGTTTCAGTggggtttttttattattatttttccaaTACGATGGCGTATTCCTCATAATCATCAAtagcttctctctgtctctctctctctctctctctctctctctctctctgtgtggcaTTCAGGCACCACCTTGAACCTGCTGAAGTTCCCCATCATCAACCCAACCCCGTACCGCCTGTTCCGCAGACATGAACGCCTGCAGAAAACCTCCGAACAGACTGAGGATGACCTCCCTGCAGCGGAGCAGAAGAGACTGCAGCTCTTCAGAAAACAGGGCTACCTAGTGGGTAAGAGACAGACGGGAGCTGCCGGCTGGCTGCGGCGGCGGCGTGTTGGTAACAGTTTTCAGTTGAGGCGACGGCATGATGGTCGGGGTTTTACAAAAGTGCTTTCATGGATCGACTTGCTGTTGACCAAATGCGAGAGCAAAGATGTTATGGCAAAGTGACTATCACATGGTTTATCCATTTAAATTGAAGGGATTTGGAGGCGTCTGGGtcacgtagtggtctattccattgcctaccaacacggggctcgccggttcaaatccccacgctatctccggcttggtcgggcgtccctacagtcacaattggccgtgtctgtgggtgggaagctggatgtgggtatgtgtcctggtcgctgcagtagcgcctcctctggtcggtcggggcacctgtccaggggggagggggaactggggggaatggcgtgatcctcccatgcactctatgtccccctggtgaaactcctcactgtcaggtggaaagaagcggctggcgactccacgtgtatcggaggaggcatgtggtagtctgcaaccctccccggatcggcagggggggtggagcagcgaccgggatggctcggaagaatggggtaattggccgagttcaattggggagaaaaagggggaaaaaaggtgaTAATAGTAATATCTCGGGGGCAAGGTAAAGTAACATGAATAAACGAATCAAGTTAAACCCCACACCCGCTCATGAAGCCCGGTAGGTCTGCATCCCTGTGGATGCGGGGTAATATGACACCGTGCCAAAAAAGGTCCTCATATTCTCTCACATCTACTCCGTGTATTGGGTTTGTGCAGACGCAGTCTTTCCATATGTATACTAGACAATAGCTCCTTGACCCAATGCACAAAGCTGGGTGGAGTGACAGACTTCCAGGTCAGGGGAACAAGTTTCTTAGCAACCACCATTCCTAGGTGCAGAGCAATCTGCATGTCGCACGGCAGCTCAGACGTCTCTGCAGAGCATCCGAAGATGGCCAGGTCATGGCTGGGCTGAATGTCTCTGGAGTAGGCTTTTGAGAGCCACTCGGAAGTATTAGCCCGAAAGGTGTATAATGTGAGACGCAACCAGAAAAGGGATGCCGGTGATCCTTCAGCAGAGCAACACGTCGCATTCAGGAGACACTGACGGGAAGATGCGGTGCAGTTTTGTGTTTGAGTAATGCAACCTGTGCATCACCTTGTACCGGATCAACCTGTAACGTGGGTTAATAGAGCAACAGCGAGCACGGCACAATGCCTCTTCCCAGAACTCTGCTGGTATCTCGTGACGTGAGATCAAGTCACTGGCCCAGGCTTGCCTAATAAGAGCTGAAGAAGCCAACGTAGCAAAGCAGTTCACACATTTTGATACTAGCTGCTTGGGGCGGACTCAAAAGTGTGGGCACTTTTCCTTAAACGTAATGTTTGCCTTGGAGATATCGGGGAAAAAAATGTGAATTTGGAAGATTGAAATTAGTACTTAATTGAATAAATGGTGCAAATTGGCCATCGGTGTACAGATATAAAAAAGTTGTGGTAGCTTTCTGTCTCCAGACTGCAGACGCCCCACCTACCTGTCCAGGCTTGAACGAGTGACTTTGGCACATGGGAGTGTGTGTGGAAACACTTAGGAGTTTGGCAAGCCACTTTATCTGAtttaatccacccatccattatccaagccgcttatccgaatttaatttgatattttaaatctaatatttaatttataataataataataataatttacattattatcatcatcaataATTTAATTTATTGTTATTTCATTATTAATTGTGTATAATAGTTTACTTTATATTTAATTTATAACTTAATATTCATTTAATATTCACTAGTAATTCTTTAAGGTAAAGTTTTGTTGAACTGACTTGTCTACTAAGGCAGACATAGAAAACAAAAGAGCTGAAAGTGAAGAGTTTTTAACAGCAGAGGCTTCTAGCTGCAGCCATTAAGGGTTCCTTTCAGTCTCTGCACCTCCACATTTCCAGTAGGTAAGGGCCCTGCAGTTTATTGCATTTAATTTTATTCAATAAAATGTTTATCCACCTCAAGCAAATATCAAAACATTTATGCAaattttagggttttttttttaattcgatATTTGCCATTTTTCGTTTTTCAAATCgaactgaacaattacagttgAAAGTCTCTGTGATTTTATTTTCTAACAatttaacatccccaaatcccatttacccacatcctgcccccccctatctactcctaccccgtcccgcaggccccttctcagagagaattaaaccacattacagtagGTCCAATAGAAACACGAAAAAGGAaacaaagggggggaaataaataaataaaggagtaAATATATAAAAGAATTCTGTCAACCTTTTCTATTAGAAAAGACAAAATTCACACAGAAACACTTGGATGGAAACCCGCTCACTAACATATAACTCATAAGTGCGTTGTTCTGTAACTTTACTCTTAGTCTTCCATGTATGTCTGGTTAAATGATTTATTAAATAAAGTAAAATCCACTTCTGTCTAGGTCACATTGGGAGAACTTTCCGGACTCAGGCTGGATCCAAAAGTGGTCTGATAGAGTTTGACCCCGACAGTCTTGCCTATGGAGACTACGGAGAGGAAGTGAAAGCGAGTAAGTTGATCTTTAACTGTAACAAACGGTGTTGTAAATTCCCCTGGTGTTCTTTTAGGCAGGCGGAGGTCAAGTGCCTTGTTTTAAGGTCCAGCCACTAGTTTAGGGATTCAAACTACCAACCATTTGAGAGCAGGCTGTCTATAAGTCAGTCTATCACTGCCCCATGTTAGCTGGTCAAGGCATTACCATATGGTCAAGTCTCACTTCTGCTCTGACACACCAAGCTTAATACGGACATATGGTCCATGTCATCTCGTCAGATCTGATTCTGACTGACAGACAGCTGTGGATGAAACTAGACGCTAACATGAAACCCGCCGGCTGGTTTTCATCATAATCATCGATAGACTGATgctatggaccgggggacattgtggctttgcagatgatcccTGCGTCTTGACAGtagaaaggcacaaaatctccagttagcggggaaccatagaactgcatgtggagtagcgccccatgctttaaacaaacatgcgcaaccAAAACCCTGTAGGGGGCGTCCTGACGGATGACCTAGGTGAGGAGGTGTTGGTATTCATCCCAAATCATTTCatgagatgccccccccccccagcgggaATAGAACCACTAACCCTTGGACCGGCTGGTCTTTTCTGTGAATTCCTCCATCGTCATCAGGTCCCGTACCGTCGAAGGAGGAGGAGGTCGGCCTCTCCCACAACGAGGTGAAAGACGCCCACTGGCTGTACGACACCCCCGGCATCCTGAAGGAAAACGATGTGAGGCTCTTCTCTTTACCGACAAACTGTAGACGACTGACCTAGAACATGATTTAAAACATTACAAgatgatacagacagacagacggatgggtgGATCCATTCCTTGCCCAAATCTAGTAGTGTACTTGTATTGTGGTCTCTATGATATAAGACAAAGCTTTCTTCTAAATTTATCTGGGATAGTAAATTTGGTGTTTTTCCGCTTTCGGAGACAACCCGAGTCTCTTTCGGTGTGAATGGAGTGTGTTCATCCGTTAGAAAGACAGAAAGTGGCCTCACGGGTTTTGATTCCCCTATGAAAACCACACAGTACTCTCATAGTTGTAATACAGTTATGATAAACCAAGCTATCGACTACATGAAATGTGCCACAACCAACAAGCTGTACGACTTTCAGAGACGTGTAACGCTTGACTCGTTGTGTGGAGCAGGTATTTAGTTTCTATTGGTTATTCTCTGGTAATGTTTAACAACCAGCCACTTTTACTTTTCCAGACTATGACGTCACCGTTCTTCATCAGCCAGGGGACATTTGTTCATCAGTCCGCGTTCCTTGTTGTCTAAAacactctctctttatctgtttctctttgtttctgttcatctctctcgctctctctctcgctctctctccctcgctctctctcttgctgtctccctttgctttctccctctctctctctcgctctctctccgtctcccttgctctctctctctttctcttgctgtctccctctctctcccttgctctctctctcttgctgtctccctttgctttctccctctctctctctcgctctctctccgtctcccttgctctctctctctttctcttgctttctccctctctctcccttgctctctccctcgctctttctcccttgctgtctccctcgctctctctcccttgctctctctcttgctctctcacttgctgtctctcactcactctctctctctctctcaggtcctcagtgtCCTGGTGGAGAAGGAGGTGAAGTTTGTGGTTCCCACGCAAGCGATAGTCCCCCGGACGTTTGTGTTGAAGCCCGGCATGGTTCTGTTTCTGGGCGCCTTAGGAAGGATCGACCTCCTGCAGGTCCCCGAAGTCACACTTTGTCTTCTCACAGCAAACTCAGTCTGACAAACCAGTTACACGAGGGCGGGATGCTAACCGCATGCTAACATACGGGAAGTTTACCATGATGCACTTGACACACAAGTGTAAGTGTAGTCTGCAGGCTGTCGGAGGTTTCAAACTTGTCATTTGC
Proteins encoded:
- the LOC130122414 gene encoding nitric oxide-associated protein 1-like; translated protein: MYKLLQFRLQGFVHFKRFRRLCVAAKYREDAAMFNPRLPCSAAERIFNHQSADMAQTTFRFYSTRGVRSLESERGIMKPSNTSTVDPEKEEEFVFLDSFDPEPDEEEEEVHIMRLQKDFQMNLSSTVPKTEEKDKSVVKQLRALELQLKSLEGKGQEVSMGSLIEFRDINFPLDENIIKTTKKKKNMGQVKIFGTPDVDEPIGNTCCSGCGAVLHCTALNTPGYLPSEKYKALLAEEQLSKAICQRCYLLIHHQKALDITMSKEEYRKVVHGIKSQKALVLLIVDLLDIPDSIVPDLLDLVGEKKDIVVLGNKVDLIPGDSDNYLQRIRRRLSQYCTDAGLGDNVKDIHLISGKTGYGVEKLISSLQRSWKYKGDVYLVGAANVGKSTLFNTLLDSDYCKSRAVDFISKATISPWPGTTLNLLKFPIINPTPYRLFRRHERLQKTSEQTEDDLPAAEQKRLQLFRKQGYLVGHIGRTFRTQAGSKSGLIEFDPDSLAYGDYGEEVKASPVPSKEEEVGLSHNEVKDAHWLYDTPGILKENDVLSVLVEKEVKFVVPTQAIVPRTFVLKPGMVLFLGALGRIDLLQAEKSCWFSVIASNRMPVHITTLEKADSIYQKHAGHTLLGVPMGGEERMKTFPPLVSQDFQLVGQGYNQAIADIKFSTAGWVAVTGVEGNQVVLRVHAPEATGVSLRSPPLLPHIVNLKGERIKKSKAYKPVKPRPLQGDNPLSLSTAQGAKAKKKKKTSSSLKKS